DNA from Campylobacter concisus:
TAAAGTCGTTTGCGTCGGCGCAAAGGGCGCTCCAGCGATGTTTAATAGCTACGGCGCTAAAAAGAGCATAAACTCAAAGTCAGTTCGCACAATAGCTGATGGCATCGCTGTGCGTGATGCGAGCGAGATAACACTTAAAAATATCGTTGAGTGCGTGGATGAGTTTGTGCAGGTCGATGATGAGGAGATCGCAACTGCGATTTTGTTTTTGCTAGAGACGCAAAAGATCGTAGTTGAGGGAGCTGGCGCAGCTGGCGTGGCAGCACTTATGCATGATAAGATCAAATTTAAAAAAGGCGCAAAGATAGGTGTGGTGCTAAGTGGCGGAAATATCGATGTTCAGGTGCTTTCTATCATAATTGAAAAGGGTCTTATCAAGTCTCACCGCAAGATGACCTTGCAAATCACACTTGTAGATAAGCCAGGAGCGCTCATGAGCCTAACTGATAGCTTAAAATCAGCAAATGCAAACATCGTCAAGATCGACTACGACCGCTTCTCTACTAAGCTTGACTACGGCGATGCAAGCATCACTATCACGCTTGAGACAAAGGGTCTTGAGCATCAAGAAAAGATCAAAGATACGCTTAATAAAAACGGCTTTTCTTTCACTCAACTCTTCTAAATTTACAAGCTCGCTACCTTTTAAAGTAGCGAGCATTTCTAACTAAAACAATATCTCAAATTTAGCATTTACGCTGTTTGATCTTACATCTTTAGCAAAAGCTCCAGTGTAAGAAAGGCCTAAATTTACATTTTTATAGACATTTGCTTTTATGCCAAGGCTAGCTGTGCCAAGGTTTTTAACCTCTTTGCCCTCTAGCTCTAGATATCCAGCATTTGCGACATTTACACCGATAGTTGGTTTTGTGTCGCCAACTAGTCTGTTGTATGCTAGATCAGCTTCAAATTTCATCTTAGTGCT
Protein-coding regions in this window:
- the ilvA gene encoding threonine ammonia-lyase; protein product: MVSLNKIIQAKITIGHFVNKTPFALSAKLSKILGANVYLKEENLQRTGAYKIRGAYNKIASLSDEERKRGVVAASAGNHAQGVAISAKEFGVHACIVMPESTPLLKVAGTKDLGAEVILKGDNFDEAYEFAVNYAKEKDMTFVHPFNDEYVMAGQGTVGLEMLDEISDLDMVVVPVGGGGLASGVASCIKQVNPKTKVVCVGAKGAPAMFNSYGAKKSINSKSVRTIADGIAVRDASEITLKNIVECVDEFVQVDDEEIATAILFLLETQKIVVEGAGAAGVAALMHDKIKFKKGAKIGVVLSGGNIDVQVLSIIIEKGLIKSHRKMTLQITLVDKPGALMSLTDSLKSANANIVKIDYDRFSTKLDYGDASITITLETKGLEHQEKIKDTLNKNGFSFTQLF